A window of Ranitomeya variabilis isolate aRanVar5 chromosome 2, aRanVar5.hap1, whole genome shotgun sequence contains these coding sequences:
- the YIPF6 gene encoding protein YIPF6 translates to MADIEEKQENGSRQLFAGLSDVSISGDIPVEGEITVPMASQSQEEDFSTLDEPVRDTIMRDLKAVGQKFFHVMYPKKSNALLRDWDLWGPLVLCVSLALMLQGGHANSEDAGGPQFAEVFVIIWFGAVVITLNSKLLGGTISFFQSLCVLGYCILPLTVAMLVCRLLLLASTSVTAFIMRLVIVAAMFAWSTFASTAFLADSQPPNRRALAVYPIFLFYFVISWMILTFNPPPH, encoded by the exons ATGGCGGACATAGAAGAGAAGCAGGAGAACGGGAGCAGACAGCTG TTTGCAGGGTTATCAGATGTTTCCATATCGGGGGATATTCCGGTGGAGGGGGAGATCACGGTTCCCATGGCCTCACAGTCACAAGAAGAGGATTTTTCTACATTGGATGAACCAGTCCGAGACACCATT ATGCGGGACCTAAAAGCTGTTGGGCAGAAGTTTTTTCATGTTATGTACCCTAAAAAGAGTAATGCACTTTTGAGGGACT GGGATTTATGGGGTCCTCTTGTTCTTTGTGTCTCACTTGCATT AATGTTACAAGGTGGCCATGCAAACAGCGAAGATGCTGGAGGGCCCCAGTTTGCCGAAGTGTTCGTAATCATCTGGTTCGGGGCTGTCGTCATCACACTGAATTCTAAGCTGCTTGGTGGAACCAT TTCTTTCTTCCAGAGTCTGTGTGTGTTGGGATATTGCATCCTGCCCCTTACAGTGGCCATGTTGGTATGTAGGCTGCTGCTCTTGGCCAGTACGAGCGTGACGGCGTTCATCATGCGGCTCGTCATAGTGGCTGCCATGTTTGCCTGGTCTACTTTTG cctCAACTGCCTTTCTAGCAGACAGTCAGCCACCCAACCGGAGAGCCTTGGCCGTCTATCCCATATTCCTCTTCTATTTTGTCATCAGCTGGATGATCTTGACCTTCAACCCTCCTCCCCATTAG